The following are encoded together in the Clostridia bacterium genome:
- a CDS encoding ECF transporter S component — translation MKFNTNNVVKAALFLAFAIILPYIFHWTGVGGAALLPMHIPVLLCGFFLGSQYGILVGLVAPLLNSALTGMPPIFPTAVSMAFELAAYGFFAGFFYKQKRYNIYISLILSMLIGRVVLGIANYIILFAGGDRFVLSAFLASAFVNSMWGIVIQLVLIPFVVRLFESNKGLKV, via the coding sequence ATGAAGTTTAACACTAATAATGTGGTAAAAGCGGCGCTATTTTTGGCATTTGCAATTATATTGCCCTATATTTTTCATTGGACAGGTGTTGGAGGGGCCGCATTGCTTCCAATGCACATACCTGTATTGCTTTGTGGGTTTTTTTTAGGGTCACAATACGGTATTTTAGTTGGACTTGTTGCTCCACTTTTGAATTCTGCGTTGACAGGCATGCCGCCTATATTTCCTACAGCAGTTTCTATGGCTTTCGAGCTGGCTGCATATGGTTTTTTTGCAGGTTTTTTTTACAAGCAAAAGAGATATAATATATATATATCCTTGATACTTTCCATGTTGATAGGTAGAGTAGTGCTGGGTATTGCCAATTACATAATATTGTTCGCAGGTGGTGATAGGTTTGTGTTGAGCGCTTTTCTTGCTTCGGCATTTGTAAATTCTATGTGGGGGATTGTCATACAATTAGTATTGATACCTTTTGTGGTTAGGCTTTTTGAATCGAACAAAGGTTTAAAAGTCTGA